In Pyrus communis chromosome 11, drPyrComm1.1, whole genome shotgun sequence, the sequence AATACCTATATACAAAGATCTCCAAGAAAGCTAAGCTTCAAgtacacaaaacacattaaacaaTTATACAACAATAGCTTAAAGTGATAAATCGCTTTCTAGCCCTTGATCTTAATCATAGGGGTTATAATTGCAAATCCTTTTTGTATAAAAGCAGATCATGTGCAGCTACACTATTTCCACTCGTTGTTTTGCTACTTCCACTATATTATTATCTTAATATTCCTTCACTAAAACATGACACATTTGGATAGTGGAAGCAGCAAAAATAGTACTGGATAAAAATTCATTTCCAAAGGTTGTACTTGTGAAGCTCCTGGGTGGTGGATGTTATGACAGCACGGAATGAGCCTTAATAACTCAGGATACATGTAATGATGATGAAGAGAATGATTTGGATCTTGGATACAAAATTTACTactttaaatttctttttgggTAATACAATAGGGTTTTGGAGGTTAATCATTGACGATGAAATGAAAGGATCATGATGAAAATGATTAAAGGACTAAGGACATAGAGCTAGGGCTTTTTTCATGGTTTGTGATTAGTTTTTCAACCGTGTGGTTGGTGGATatgattagggttttggagTGGAACATGATTATGGGTTTGCATGGGAAAAGAGGGGTAGAAAGAGAAAGCAAAGCTTGTTGTAGGAATATTAGAATTACTCATGGACTCAATTTTTTGGCCTAAGTTTTCAAGTGCCTTGACCTGTGACCTCAAGAACTTGAGATAATTTGCAGCCTCATCAAGGATTGATGCAGTGTCCATCTTGTTTCCACCAGGAACCAGCCTTTGCAAAACTCTAATTCTCTCACTGATCCTCTCCCTCCTTTGCCTTGCAGCCACAGTTTGTGGATCAGATGATATTTTCACATTCTTCCTCTTTGGCCTCTCCACCAGCTCCAGCCCCAAGTTCACAGGCCTGAAAGCCGCAGCGCGATAAATCATCTCTTTCATCTGCGCAATGACCTCTGGATCGGGTTCTTCAATAGAGGAAGTTGACACGGATGAAGTTGGTTGTTGAAAGCTGATGTTGGATGAGCTTGGACGCTTATTATCTGATCTGGGTTTCTTCATTTTTGATGGGTTGTCGGAGATGAGCCTGAAACCCCCTTCACTAGTAGAAGAATAATCTGTTTGAAGAAGACCAAAGTGACTATAATTTGCTCCGTGCAATTTGGGCTCACTTTGATCATGGCTTCTCTTTGTGGAATTTGGCTTACCTTGGCTTTGGACATATAAATCTGATGAACTTTGAGAGACTACTGTTTCATTGTTCTCAGACTCTCCAGAAGAGATTGCACTATTATTTCCTGCTCCAAAGTTCCATAAGTTTCTTCTACAATCCGAAAAAAGCATAGAAATTCCATCGTCATCTTCTACAGATGTGTCGGTGTTGCTATTAGTGGCTGAGAGCAAACAATCCAAGGAATCAACGGAGTGTATCGTTACTGGCTTAGCCTTGACATGATGATCTTGTAAGCCTTGAATATTGGCTTGCGGTTGTACGTATTTCCCAAGATTGCCACAATGATCAGCAGCCATGAAAGTACTAGTGCTTAGTGAGCTCATCAAATTATAAGTCATGTTGACCTTCAAAGGGGCTTGACACAATTCATCAGCTCTCAAAGTTGACATAACATGCACTGATTCCAAACCACATGGATTTTTCTGATGAGCAATTTGATGACAGCCAATACTGCTCGGTTTTTCGGTATTTGAATTCATAATCGCATGCGATGTTTGCACCTTCGGAAGCCCTTGGATTGGAATGAAGGCACTGGAACTTGAGTTAGACACCAACAATTCTTCAAGGTCATGTACTTGATTGCTCCATAATAAGGttgatgtgtttgtgatgtgtgaGCCGTCGTCCCAGTCGTCCCAATCCAAACCGTCCATTGATTACAAACCTACAGTAATAGTTTTGTAGATTCTGTTCAGAAAGGGTACAAATGTGAGGTAATAATACTTGAAAAAAATGTCTATATGACATAATCAATTAATATATTGATGATGCATGTATAGTATACATATCTCTATATTTCAGCCCTTATTGATGTTATTGGCATTCGAAAAATGTCATTCTATATTACTTTTTTGTACAAATTTTTCCTTGTGTTTATCAAAGAAATTTCATGATGACACACCAGTACCAGATCCAGCTGCCAACCAATATTAGAATATCAAAGGAGGAGCCAAAAAAACCAGGAAATGAGTTGCTTTAGTGACTTCAAGCTTTCTTTCTCAACAGAACCAAAATCAAacctcagcttcagcttttgtATTTTGTTAGCAATTTTGTCACTTTTAAAAACTGCATGCCTTCTTTAACTTCGGCTGTATCATCAAAACTGTGATGACCAAGGGAACAAAACAACCACATCTTATGTCAGTTTTGGCAACTTTAAACTGTTCCACCACATAGGGACAACCACAGAGAGAAATTTAAAGAAGCAgctcaaaaaaaaatattcaaattgaaAAGACAAGTACGTTCtcaaggaagaaaaaaatgagagcAAAGAAACATGAAATAAATATATTGGGAAATGAAATGTTGAGGATGAAGGCTTTTCCCCTACCTTAATGAGCAGCCATGGAGCACCTATACATATATGTTGATACAGTGTTTTGATAGTTGGTTGTGGCATGCTTAAATAGATATCAGGAAACAAAGGCTAGCtacaattatttaataaataaaaaattattggtaATAGTAGTTGAACATGTAGAATATGAGGAAGAGAGAATGtattaaaatatcattttaaCAGTTGAAAAGAAGTATAATGACTTTGCAAAagatggaaagggatcctctctggaACCTTTAATCTGAGCCTACTAATCATACAATTTgagttcttgaaatttgatccaacggttaaagttattataacttttaataaGACCTCTTGTTTTTAATCGTTAGATTGAATTTCAAGGGTCCGGATTGTGTGGTTAGTAGGCTCAAATGAAAAGGAATCTGAAGAGTATCCCAACCCGCTAAAGATAAGGCTTTTGGTCAGGTTTGGTGGGGTAGTAAGAGTGTATTTTTGCAGATGGGGAGCATGAGATTTCAGAGAAGCATTTTGAATCCTAACTAATGAATTATTAAaagatttatttttggttttttgtatttttttagtgGGAAAGTTAGCTCTGACATCCTTTTGCTTGCTTATGCCATTCCATGCGCACTGTAAAGTTGCAGTGGTAATTTTAGCTGCAGTTAGAGAGTGAATAGAGTGATCAGAGCATCTTTTACACTAGTACCACTACCGTCTTTCTAAAAGATTACTATTAATCATGGTTTTAATCATAACCACTTTCAAAGTTTTCACTTTCTACTATATTACTTTTTCTTGGTAATCAAATACTTACATATGGTGCCACCACTAGACAGCCTTATAGATAGTAATAAGCTGGTAGCATTCTCTAGCCAGCTTGCCAccttgaaaagaataaaaaatagtaGACATGTTTATGAACTGGTATGAATCCATTCAAAATTACCGGGtgcaaaaatttgatgtgtttaatatctttaaattttgtTATAACATTTTTTGCCTTATCAGAAACAGTACTCTTTAATCAAAgaattaatattttgtaatgtaATCGCATGTACGCATAATGTCTACAACCTGACTATAATGACAATGTTGTTCTATGTTATTATAACCATGGATTATGTTGTAACCTTACTTTTCTTGTAATTTAAATATTGAATAATGACATCATGTTGTGATGCCACTAAACGTGAAGGTAGGGAGCGCAGAAGAAAATAACAATAATGACTAATTTTATGACGTACGTGTATACTGTAGTAAGATGTTTAGGGTGCAACAATCAACGTTGACATGTagtataacataaaaaatatcatTCTATAACCTCACCATTATTATGTAGCCTTGAACAATAAATTTTAACGATtataatgtaattttattaaACAAAAGGCTTCTATTGCCCTATTTGGAAGAGGCCGCTCCTCCTAAACATGTTAAtcacaaaattaattgacaTATGTGCTGAAAAATATTCTATATTTATATGAGTTATTTATGTATACCTACTTTGCTGTGAATgtagagtaaaaaaaaaatagtgcaaCTAGGTACTTCACCGCACACATATTCATAAACTATTTCTTCTCATGAGCTACATTATACATCAAATTATGCTACCAAACGTGCAAGTCTTGTAAAATTAGTGATTAGTGAGAGTACAATGTGTAAACACTAAAGATAATATATATAGTCCCTTATTATTAGAAGTTCCAACTTGGGCAGGCATAAAAGTTAGTAGTGGGTGTTTAGAACATGACAGTTGCTGGCAGGCAATTGCAAGCAAAGAAATATATACATTCAGAGGAGAGGAGAAGATAGCATGGAGCAGCAAGTTGCAAATTGAATTTCGTCTTATCACATTTCACATCCTAAGTTAGCATATAGTTCCTTCTTGTATTTCTCAGTAATAATCAAATTCTCTATCTgttacgagagagagagagagaagcaggCTGGGGTTCTGAGTCTTCCCACATGCGCCCCATCTCATTACAGCTCAGTGAATGGGTTGCCATAGCCCATTACATTTGCTAATTACTagtacatctctctctctctctctctttctatctcATGCAGTGGTATGTAAATATTTGTCAACTCTCATGTTTTTCTTCAACCCTTCTGTAGATCATCAGTCGCAAATATAAAAGGAAAGCATATCATTTCTTGAAAGATATCATTGAAACCATTAcagaaagatagagagagagtaaaaatacacacacacacacacacaagaagTCACAAATAACATATTCAGCAACTGAATTAtgcaatatatatgtgtgtgtgtgtataattcataatttcaaaTTACAAATTGCAGGGGAAGTGACATGAGACTACCTcattttggtgaaaagataTATATGCTATCAGCTTGAAAAGGCTGGGGTAGATTACCTTTGAAATTTGCTAGTCTGAATTATTGGTACGTATGTCAAATATCGCTGCGCACCAACTATTTGAA encodes:
- the LOC137749496 gene encoding transcription factor bHLH87-like; protein product: MNSNTEKPSSIGCHQIAHQKNPCGLESVHVMSTLRADELCQAPLKVNMTYNLMSSLSTSTFMAADHCGNLGKYVQPQANIQGLQDHHVKAKPVTIHSVDSLDCLLSATNSNTDTSVEDDDGISMLFSDCRRNLWNFGAGNNSAISSGESENNETVVSQSSSDLYVQSQGKPNSTKRSHDQSEPKLHGANYSHFGLLQTDYSSTSEGGFRLISDNPSKMKKPRSDNKRPSSSNISFQQPTSSVSTSSIEEPDPEVIAQMKEMIYRAAAFRPVNLGLELVERPKRKNVKISSDPQTVAARQRRERISERIRVLQRLVPGGNKMDTASILDEAANYLKFLRSQVKALENLGQKIESMSNSNIPTTSFAFSFYPSFPMQTHNHVPLQNPNHIHQPHG